DNA sequence from the Gammaproteobacteria bacterium genome:
CCCAGTGCCGTCAAGCCCGCGGGCGAGGCGATTACCTACGAAGGGATGAAGCCTTACGTTACGCCGCGCGCGCTGGAAACGAACGAGATTCCTGCCATCGTCGAAGAATTTCGTCAGGGTGCGCGCAATGCCGTTGAAGCAGGCTTCGATGGTGTTGAGGTACATAGCGCGAACGGCTATCTGCTGGATCAATTCTTGCGGGACGGCACCAACCAGCGCACGGACCGCTACGGCGGCGCAGTCGAGAATCGCGCGCGGCTTACACTTGAAGTGCTCGAAGCCGTGCTGGACGTATGGCCGGCGAACCGCGTCGGCATCAGGCTCTCGCCCAGCGCGGTATTCAACGAAATGCGCGACAGCGATCCGAAGACGACATTCGGCTACATCGTCGATGCGCTGAACCGTTACGAATTGGCGTACCTGCACCTCATCGAGCCGGCGGAAGCCGACGAAAAAGCCGGCGCGCCGCTGGTGCCCAGCAGTTTCTTCCGGCTCATTTATAGCGGCAGGCTGATGGTTAACGGCGACTACGACAGCGACAAGGGCAAGGCGGCAATCGCCAGCGGCGACGCCGATCAGGTCGCGTTCGGCAAGCGCTTCATCGCCAACCCCGATCTGCCGCGGCGTCTTGCCGAAGACGCGCCGTTGAACGAGTGGGATCAGGCATCGTTCTATGGCGGCGACGAACACGGCTACGTCGACTATCCGACCCTGGACGAGGTCGCCTGACCGGCGGCGCCAGTCCCTGTATCAACAAAGGTTTTGCATTTTTTTCAATCTGCAGGAGTATGAAATATGTCAGGAATTAAAGATAAAGTTGTAATTATTACCGGCGCAAGCAGCGGGCTTGGCGAAGCCACCGCGCGCCTCTTGGCTGAACGCGGCGCTAAGCTCATGCTGGCCGCGCGCCGCGAGGACCGTCTGCAGTCACTGGCAGGTGATATCGAGGAAGCCGGCGGCACCGTGGCTTATCGAGTCACCGACGTCATCGATCGAGACCAGGTGGAGGCGCTTGCGCAAGCGACGCTAAAAGAATATGGCCAGATCGACGTGCTGTTCAATAACGCCGGTCTGATGCCGTTGTCGCCACTCGACGCGCTTAAAGTGGAGGACTGGGAACGCATGGTAGACGTCAACATCAAGGGTGTGCTGTACGGCATCGCCGCGGTG
Encoded proteins:
- a CDS encoding SDR family oxidoreductase, whose product is MSGIKDKVVIITGASSGLGEATARLLAERGAKLMLAARREDRLQSLAGDIEEAGGTVAYRVTDVIDRDQVEALAQATLKEYGQIDVLFNNAGLMPLSPLDALKVEDWERMVDVNIKGVLYGIAAVLPHMRERKTGQIINMSSIAGHKVFPASAVYSATKYAVRAISEGLRQESNGDFRVMNVSPGAIATELTNTISDASTAESVDELYEVAIGAAAIARAIAYAIEQPDDVDVNELIIRPTKQPL
- a CDS encoding alkene reductase, whose protein sequence is MSSPNSQRAASAETGASQTNLFTPITLGDLKLPSRIIMAPLTRNRAGPGNAPVELNAEYYAQRASAGLIISEATQASWQSIGYPDTPGIHTKEQIAGWRRVTDAVHAAGGRMFLQMWHVGRISHPSMQPDGGLPLAPSAVKPAGEAITYEGMKPYVTPRALETNEIPAIVEEFRQGARNAVEAGFDGVEVHSANGYLLDQFLRDGTNQRTDRYGGAVENRARLTLEVLEAVLDVWPANRVGIRLSPSAVFNEMRDSDPKTTFGYIVDALNRYELAYLHLIEPAEADEKAGAPLVPSSFFRLIYSGRLMVNGDYDSDKGKAAIASGDADQVAFGKRFIANPDLPRRLAEDAPLNEWDQASFYGGDEHGYVDYPTLDEVA